DNA from Paratractidigestivibacter faecalis:
GACGCCTTCGGCCTGCCCGCCGAGAACGCCGCCATCAAGCACAACACCCAGGCGAGCGTCTGGACGCACAAGAACATCGCCCAGGCCGTCAAGACCATGAAGCGCATGGGCTTCTCGTATGACTACGACCGCACCTTCAACACCTGCGACCCCGAGTACTACAAGTGGGGCCAGTGGATGTTCCTCAAGATGTGGGAGAAGGGCCTGGCCTACCGCAGCACGTCCCCGGTCAACTGGTGCCCGTCCTGCAACACGGTCCTTGCCAACGAGCAGGTCGTCGAGGGCCGCTGCTGGCGCTGCGGCTCTGTGCCCGAGAAGCGTGAGCTCTCCCAGTGGTACCTCAAGATCACCGACTACGCCCAGGAGCTCCTGGACGACCTCGACAAGCTGACCGGCTGGCCCGAGAACGTCAAGGCCCAGCAGCGCAACTGGATCGGCCGCTCCGAGGGCGCAGAGATTGACTTCGCGCTTGCCGCCGAGGACGGCGTCACGCCTACCGACCGCAAGATCACCGTCTTCACCACCCGCGCCGACACCCTGTTTGGCGTGAGCTTCCTCCTGCTGCCGCCCGAGAGCCCGCTTGCCGCCGAGCTCGTCGCCGGCACCGAGCACGAGCAGGCCTTCATGGAGCTCAAGGCAGCCGCCGAGAAGGTCTCCTCCGTCGACCGCCAGGGCTCCGACCGCGAGAAGCACGGCGTCTTCACCGGCCGCTACGTCATCAACCCCATCAACGGCCGTCCGGCCCCCATCTGGGTGGCAGACTACGTCCTCATGGACTACGGCACCGGCGCCGTCATGGGCGTTCCCTGCGGCGACCAGCGCGACTTCGACTTCGCCAAGAAGTACGGCCTTGAGATTGCCCCGATCATCTGCGAGAAGGCCGACCCCCTCTACGAGCAGCTCAAGGACGAGAAGGAGCTCAAGGTCACGTCCGTGGACTGGGACCGCGCCATGGAGGCCGAGGGCTACCTCGTGCAGTCCGGCGAGTTCACCGGCCTCAAGGGCGGCAAGCACTCCGAGGCCGTCAAGGCCATCATCGGCTGGCTCGGCGAGCGCGGCCTTGGTCGCGAGAAGGTCCAGTTCCGCCTGCGCGACTGGCTGATCTCCCGCCAGCGCTACTGGGGCAACCCCATCCCGATGATCCACTGCGACTGCTGCGGCGACGTGCCGGTGCCCTATGACCAGCTGCCCGTGACGCTTCCCGACAACCTGGACCTCGGTGCCGGCGAGACCCTCGCCGAGTATGCGCCCTTCTACGAGACCACCTGCCCCAAGTGCGGCAAGCCGGCCAAGCGCATCACCGACACCATGGACACCTTCACGTGCTCCAGCTGGTACTACCTGCGCTACTGCGACCCCCACAACGACGAGGCCCCCTTCTCCAAGGAGGCCGTGGACCGCTGGATGCCGGTGGACAACTACATCGGCGGCATCGAGCACGCCATCCTGCACCTGCTCTACAGCCGCTTCTGGACCAAGGTCCTGCGCGACCTCGGGATGATCGACGAGGACGAGCCCTTCACCAACCTGCTCTGCCAGGGCATGGTCAAGGACGAGCATGGCGACGTCATGTCCAAGTCCAAGGGCAACGTCGTTCCGCCCTCCAGCGTCATCGGGCCCTACGGCGCGGACACCATGCGCCTCGCCATCCTGTTCATCGCCCCTCCCGAGAAGGACTTCGACTGGGACCCCAAGGCCGTCGCGGGCGCCAATCGCTTCATCAAGCGCGCCTGGAACATCGTCTGGCAGCTCTCTGACGGTGCCGTCCCCGGCGATGTCGACCCCAAGTCCCTGAAGGGCCTTGGCGCCGAGCTCTTCCGCACCCTGCACGGCATGGGCGTCAAGGCCACGAGCGACTTCGACCGCGGCCAGTTCAACACCGCCATCTCTGCCGCCATGGAGATCGTGAACGCCGCGAGCAAGTACCTGAACGAGACGCCTGCCGTCGAGCGCAACCACGAGCTCGACTTCCGCGTCGCCCACGACGTCGTGGCCATGCTTGCCCCCATCTGCCCGCACTGGGCCGAGGAGCTCTTCCACGAGGCCCTGCACCTCACGGGCTCCGTCTACAACGAGCCCTGGCCCGCGTTTGACGCCGAGCTCGCCAAGAGCGACGAGGTCGAGATCGCCGTCCAGATCAAGGGCAAGGTCCGCGGCCGCATCACGGTTGCCGCCGACGCCTCCGACGACGCGATGGCCGAGGCCGCAAAGGCCGCCGTCGCCGATCAGCTCGAGGGCAAGACCGTCAAGAAGGTCATCGTGGTCAAGGGTCGCCTGGTGAACATCGTCGCCATCTAGGGTTTTGACCTGACATTCTGATTTGGCTGGGGCCGCGCTTCTGCGCGGCCCCTTTTGTCTTGGCGCGGCGTCGGTCTGCATTTGCCTGCGTCAAAAATGCGAGGTTTAGAAGGGCTGGATGTCCGTTGAGGACGTGTGGGAGCACAAACCTCCAAATTCTGACGCAGCCCAGCGCTCGAAATTTTCAAACCTCGATTATTTGACGCTAGAGGAACTCAGACAGGCTGTGATAGAAGGTGCCATCAAGGCCTCGCATGGGCTCGGCGGCAAGCAGCGAGTCAAGCACAGCCTCCTCAGTTGCCTCCGCACACGCGCGGAAGAGCCCATCTAATGCCGCCTCAGGCAGAACCTGCAGTCCAAGTGGCATCCCATTGGCGGAGTCCGACATGTAGTTTGCCGTCGTGAACCCAATGAAGACGTCCCCGCTGCCGTGTCCCATATATGAGCCGCAGCGCACGAGCCCCACGGTCGCCCGCCTGATGACGCGCCCGAGCTGGCGAGAAGAGAGCGGCGCATCGGTGGCGACCACCACCATGACCGACCCTCGCTCGGGCTCCTCGGTCACGGCGAACTTGCCGGCAATGCGCCTGCCGATGGGCTCACCGCAGACCGCGAGGTCTGGCATGCGCCCGAAGTTGCTCTGTACGAGCACGCCCAGCGTGTACGTCGCCCCACCTATCTCTATCAGACGAGAAGAGCTTCCGATTCCGCCCTTGAGCCCAAAGCAGACCGTGCCGCGGCCGGCTCCGACTGCTCCGTGGGCGAAATCGGTGCCAGCGGCATCGATGGCATCCAACACGTCCCTCCCGCCTACGGAGCGAGCACGGATATTGTTGATCCGCCCGTCGTTTGTCTCGCCTACGACGGGGTTTATGGTGCCAGGCAGGTCAAGGCCATCCCGTTCGGCCTCGCGCAGCGCATGGGTGACCAGCGCATCTGCGACACGCCCCACGCAGAGGGTGTTGGTGAGCGCGATGGGCGTCTCCAGGCAGCCGAGCTCCTCCAGCTGCACGAGCCCACATGTCTTTCCGAAGCCGTTGAGCAGGTGCGCGGCTGCCACGGGCTTGCGTGCGTAGACGTTGCCCTCGCAAGGCACGATGACGGTCACGCCCGTGTGCGCGTCTCCATGATCAACGGTTGCGTGGCCCACACGCACGCCGGCCACGTCCGTGATGGCGTTTCGCGTGCCGCGCGGCAGCTTTCCTACGCCAATTATGAAGTCCTTCGTCATGGTTGTGCCGCTAATCGCATTGCTTTTTAGAATGGGATTGTGTACCCAAAAGACTGGAGTCGTCATGTCTGACCCTGCTTCCGTACCTCGGGGACCCAAGCCGTTTGAAGATTTGCTTAAAAGTGTAGGCCTCTCTGAGCGTGAGGCCGACGCTGTTCGCACGGTTGTCCTAGATTTGACTGCCGCTGAAGCGGCCCCCCTTATCGGTGTTGGCGGATCAACCGTTGGCAGCTATCGACAACGCGCCTACCAGAAGCTTGGCGTTGCCACTAAGTCTGAATTCCTTAGACTTCCTGCGTGCGCTGCTTGGCGGGAGAGTCTGAGACGAGAGAGGGCTTACGGCAAGGGTGCGGGGCCTGCGAATGACACTTTGAACTCTGGGACAAGATGTGAGACTCAAGTTTCTGATGCATCTGAGTCAAAGTGCCAAAGTGGAGGAGTTGAGCACGCAAGTGAAAAACTTCCTTGCGAGCGCACTCACGGTTTGGCTTTCCTCTTTTTGA
Protein-coding regions in this window:
- a CDS encoding P1 family peptidase, yielding MTKDFIIGVGKLPRGTRNAITDVAGVRVGHATVDHGDAHTGVTVIVPCEGNVYARKPVAAAHLLNGFGKTCGLVQLEELGCLETPIALTNTLCVGRVADALVTHALREAERDGLDLPGTINPVVGETNDGRINNIRARSVGGRDVLDAIDAAGTDFAHGAVGAGRGTVCFGLKGGIGSSSRLIEIGGATYTLGVLVQSNFGRMPDLAVCGEPIGRRIAGKFAVTEEPERGSVMVVVATDAPLSSRQLGRVIRRATVGLVRCGSYMGHGSGDVFIGFTTANYMSDSANGMPLGLQVLPEAALDGLFRACAEATEEAVLDSLLAAEPMRGLDGTFYHSLSEFL
- the leuS gene encoding leucine--tRNA ligase: MCDTDKSAFEIPAYDAEAIETKWQKTWADEELYKTDEDPSKPKKYVLEMFPYPSGDLHMGHARNYTIGDAMARQARMRGYDVLHPMGFDAFGLPAENAAIKHNTQASVWTHKNIAQAVKTMKRMGFSYDYDRTFNTCDPEYYKWGQWMFLKMWEKGLAYRSTSPVNWCPSCNTVLANEQVVEGRCWRCGSVPEKRELSQWYLKITDYAQELLDDLDKLTGWPENVKAQQRNWIGRSEGAEIDFALAAEDGVTPTDRKITVFTTRADTLFGVSFLLLPPESPLAAELVAGTEHEQAFMELKAAAEKVSSVDRQGSDREKHGVFTGRYVINPINGRPAPIWVADYVLMDYGTGAVMGVPCGDQRDFDFAKKYGLEIAPIICEKADPLYEQLKDEKELKVTSVDWDRAMEAEGYLVQSGEFTGLKGGKHSEAVKAIIGWLGERGLGREKVQFRLRDWLISRQRYWGNPIPMIHCDCCGDVPVPYDQLPVTLPDNLDLGAGETLAEYAPFYETTCPKCGKPAKRITDTMDTFTCSSWYYLRYCDPHNDEAPFSKEAVDRWMPVDNYIGGIEHAILHLLYSRFWTKVLRDLGMIDEDEPFTNLLCQGMVKDEHGDVMSKSKGNVVPPSSVIGPYGADTMRLAILFIAPPEKDFDWDPKAVAGANRFIKRAWNIVWQLSDGAVPGDVDPKSLKGLGAELFRTLHGMGVKATSDFDRGQFNTAISAAMEIVNAASKYLNETPAVERNHELDFRVAHDVVAMLAPICPHWAEELFHEALHLTGSVYNEPWPAFDAELAKSDEVEIAVQIKGKVRGRITVAADASDDAMAEAAKAAVADQLEGKTVKKVIVVKGRLVNIVAI